In Candidatus Methylomirabilis limnetica, a single window of DNA contains:
- a CDS encoding FKBP-type peptidyl-prolyl cis-trans isomerase yields the protein MIKSWRIVHEKPVAELLAAQDSWWSSTKRFSRPNVWCILTEDFTFQKGVLMYRIVACIIAILTVGAVGVVWGQEPKTEEQKTFYALGLALSQNLGSFNLSEAELDLVKSGLADGVLNRTRKVDLPAYTGKIQELQVSRQAATATVEKKQGQSFLDKAAAEKGVTKTASGVIVTTLKPGTGPSPAASDKVKVHYTGTLIDGTVFDSSVQRGQPATFPLNGVIKCWTEGVATMKVGGKAKLVCPSDAAYGLRGSPPKIKPGATLVFEVELLEIVK from the coding sequence GTGATAAAATCGTGGCGCATCGTGCACGAGAAGCCGGTCGCCGAGCTCCTGGCCGCGCAGGACTCCTGGTGGAGTTCTACTAAACGATTCTCCCGACCGAACGTCTGGTGCATCCTAACGGAAGATTTCACCTTTCAGAAAGGGGTCCTCATGTATCGAATCGTCGCGTGCATCATCGCAATCCTGACCGTCGGCGCGGTCGGCGTCGTCTGGGGCCAGGAGCCAAAGACTGAGGAACAGAAGACGTTTTACGCCCTAGGGCTCGCGCTCAGCCAGAATCTCGGCTCGTTCAATCTCAGCGAGGCCGAGCTGGATCTGGTGAAGTCAGGCCTCGCCGACGGGGTCCTGAATCGGACGCGGAAGGTCGATCTGCCCGCGTACACCGGCAAAATTCAGGAGTTGCAGGTGTCGCGTCAGGCCGCCACCGCCACCGTCGAGAAGAAGCAGGGCCAGTCGTTCCTCGATAAGGCCGCCGCCGAGAAGGGGGTGACCAAGACGGCCTCGGGCGTGATCGTCACCACGCTCAAGCCTGGCACCGGACCCTCGCCCGCGGCCAGCGACAAGGTGAAGGTGCACTACACGGGCACCTTGATCGACGGCACTGTCTTCGACAGCTCCGTGCAGCGCGGGCAACCGGCCACCTTCCCGCTCAACGGCGTGATCAAGTGCTGGACCGAAGGCGTCGCCACCATGAAGGTCGGCGGTAAGGCCAAGCTGGTCTGCCCTAGCGACGCGGCCTACGGCCTCCGGGGGTCGCCCCCGAAGATCAAGCCGGGCGCCACGCTGGTCTTCGAGGTGGAACTGCTGGAGATCGTGAAGTAA
- a CDS encoding AMP-binding protein gives MTTSSSKPDLFDPSSLAALKVSDTIGEIVRYQAEHRMDEAWCYLLRGLDPGEPVQFGMLYQEAERVAALLQELGVRPGDRVLIMLPTGRPILQALFGTWLAGAVAVPTYPPLLLPKGLLHTLAAARATRTYTPAKWAIDRLLRQPLAQRWRQGKKAGQPLMAILEGLQRLSRYVDQQVHICQTSRPAVVIAEQDFAPVCHTAARFLPEAPAFVAASDLLRGTAKFRTPSLDGNATALIQFTSGSTGVQKGVVLSHRAILANIQAFGEMVQPRPDDKVVSWLPLYHDMGLIGITLGSFALGLETYLMSPTDFTRDPLRWIWALHQFGATISVSNNSAIGRLARMCQISPRRFEQHPTYGQGSRLDLSRIRILMNGAEPVTVQAMEAFQREFGQFGLRREALSPVYGLAEMTLAVSFPDLAAPYRVCRQRGEEWVSVGRPLTNFEIRIIDTEGNKLPAGHLGEVTVTGPSLMDGYFGDPKATAQVILDRDGHRWLHTGDEGMIDSAGELYITGRLKETVIKGGRNYAPALLEEVIETVEGVKPGRSVVFGVTDVRAGTQRVVAVVEFAEPHCPEPRRETLMREIRARVDDVYRPAGGTVLDQVLLVVPGTLSKTTSGKRMRLDARERFLRGEFG, from the coding sequence ATGACGACCTCTTCCTCGAAGCCCGACCTTTTTGACCCCTCCTCACTCGCTGCCCTCAAGGTTTCGGACACGATCGGCGAGATCGTCCGTTACCAAGCGGAACACCGCATGGATGAGGCCTGGTGCTATCTGCTCCGCGGCCTTGACCCCGGTGAGCCGGTTCAGTTCGGCATGTTGTACCAGGAAGCCGAGCGAGTGGCAGCGCTTCTTCAGGAACTGGGGGTTCGGCCGGGCGACCGGGTCCTCATCATGCTCCCCACCGGGCGACCGATCCTTCAAGCCCTGTTCGGAACCTGGTTAGCGGGTGCTGTGGCCGTTCCCACTTACCCACCCCTGCTTCTCCCGAAAGGCCTGCTGCACACCCTGGCTGCGGCGAGGGCCACCCGCACATATACCCCAGCCAAATGGGCGATCGACCGGCTCCTACGACAGCCATTAGCCCAACGCTGGCGACAGGGGAAGAAGGCGGGGCAGCCTCTCATGGCAATACTGGAAGGGCTTCAGCGCCTCAGCCGTTACGTCGACCAGCAGGTCCACATCTGTCAGACCTCCCGGCCTGCCGTGGTGATCGCCGAACAAGATTTCGCTCCCGTGTGTCACACTGCCGCCCGGTTTCTCCCTGAGGCGCCTGCTTTTGTGGCTGCGTCCGATCTTCTGCGAGGAACCGCAAAGTTTCGGACGCCGAGTCTCGACGGCAACGCAACGGCACTGATACAGTTTACCTCCGGGTCAACCGGCGTCCAGAAGGGTGTAGTGCTTAGCCATCGAGCGATCCTGGCCAACATTCAGGCATTCGGGGAAATGGTCCAACCGAGGCCTGACGATAAGGTTGTTTCATGGCTACCGCTCTACCACGATATGGGGCTCATCGGGATCACGCTGGGATCCTTTGCGCTCGGTCTAGAAACCTACCTGATGTCGCCTACCGACTTCACCCGCGACCCACTCCGCTGGATCTGGGCGCTTCATCAGTTCGGAGCGACGATCTCGGTCTCAAATAACTCAGCCATCGGCCGGCTCGCACGAATGTGCCAGATTTCCCCCAGACGGTTTGAGCAACATCCGACCTATGGACAAGGGAGCCGTCTTGACCTCTCCCGCATCCGGATCTTAATGAACGGCGCTGAGCCGGTTACGGTGCAGGCAATGGAAGCGTTTCAACGCGAGTTCGGCCAGTTCGGTCTCCGTCGGGAAGCGCTGTCGCCGGTATATGGGCTGGCTGAGATGACGCTCGCCGTCTCCTTCCCAGACCTCGCAGCGCCCTATCGGGTCTGCCGCCAGCGGGGCGAGGAGTGGGTATCTGTAGGGCGGCCGCTGACGAATTTTGAGATCCGAATCATTGATACTGAAGGCAACAAGCTCCCGGCAGGACATCTCGGAGAGGTGACCGTCACGGGGCCAAGCCTTATGGATGGCTATTTTGGGGACCCGAAGGCGACCGCGCAGGTAATTCTCGATCGAGACGGACACCGATGGCTGCACACCGGCGATGAGGGAATGATCGACTCTGCGGGAGAGCTGTACATCACCGGGAGGCTGAAAGAGACGGTGATCAAGGGTGGCCGCAACTATGCCCCGGCCCTCCTGGAAGAGGTCATCGAAACCGTTGAGGGAGTCAAGCCGGGCCGGAGCGTCGTCTTTGGCGTGACCGACGTCAGAGCCGGAACCCAGCGTGTAGTGGCAGTTGTCGAGTTTGCAGAGCCACACTGCCCTGAGCCGCGCCGGGAAACCTTGATGAGGGAGATCCGTGCTCGAGTGGATGACGTTTATCGACCAGCGGGCGGGACGGTTCTAGACCAGGTCCTGCTGGTCGTACCAGGAACTCTGAGCAAGACCACCAGCGGCAAACGGATGCGACTCGACGCCCGGGAACGGTTCCTTCGGGGCGAGTTCGGCTAA
- a CDS encoding phage holin family protein — protein sequence MGFLVRLFLNALALLIVSTVIPGIEVRGVLPALSAAFFLGVVNAVVRPVLVILTLPLTIMTLGLFIPLLNAALLKLVSLMIQGFEVHGFWSAVFGAILLSLISGLLNLFINDRGRVEVMTRRQRIS from the coding sequence ATGGGCTTTCTCGTCCGACTTTTTCTCAACGCGCTGGCCCTCTTAATCGTATCAACCGTCATCCCTGGCATCGAGGTGCGGGGGGTCCTGCCTGCATTGTCAGCCGCCTTTTTTCTCGGGGTGGTCAACGCCGTTGTGCGACCTGTGCTCGTGATCTTGACGCTTCCACTCACGATCATGACACTGGGGCTTTTCATCCCGTTGCTCAACGCAGCGCTCCTGAAACTCGTCTCGCTGATGATCCAGGGGTTCGAGGTGCATGGCTTCTGGTCTGCGGTGTTCGGGGCAATCCTGTTAAGCCTGATCAGTGGTCTCTTAAATCTGTTCATTAACGACCGTGGCCGGGTGGAGGTGATGACCCGCCGCCAAAGGATCTCGTAA
- a CDS encoding bactofilin family protein has protein sequence MQEKRGMFDKIWGAMEPTSQEPTRQAPMMEMSTSAFVVGEKIQIHGELTGEGDIHLMGKFHGTIDLVGTVVIGESAQVEADIAATNISVGGHVKGNLIASGRVDLLPTGSVTGNVKTGSIAAAEGASLHGEIEINRRQIQGQMERDRIGPV, from the coding sequence ATGCAAGAGAAGCGAGGGATGTTTGACAAGATTTGGGGGGCCATGGAACCGACCAGCCAGGAGCCGACACGGCAAGCTCCAATGATGGAGATGTCGACGAGCGCTTTTGTCGTCGGTGAGAAGATTCAGATTCACGGTGAGTTAACCGGCGAAGGCGACATCCACCTTATGGGTAAGTTTCACGGGACTATTGATCTTGTTGGAACGGTCGTGATCGGAGAGTCGGCTCAAGTAGAGGCCGATATCGCTGCGACCAACATTAGTGTTGGCGGCCACGTAAAAGGCAATCTGATCGCCAGCGGACGGGTCGATCTCCTGCCAACCGGCAGCGTAACGGGTAACGTGAAGACCGGCAGCATCGCTGCCGCAGAGGGTGCCTCCTTGCATGGCGAGATTGAAATCAATCGCCGACAGATCCAAGGCCAGATGGAGAGGGACCGGATCGGTCCAGTCTAG
- a CDS encoding YdcF family protein — MIGKLIRWLIVLPLLGLLLYVGHPFLLRAMGRYLITEDRLQKAGAIAVLAGDGGVGRTLEAVRLYQDGHAPKIVLTHQRLPKGYEALVRLSLTVPEERGIQLMVLKAMRIPATAVLQVSERADSTDTEMIYLARLLKEHQIGTVILVTDRSHSTRARKILARVSGGKIVIISRPTRYDTFDPEGWWRSHADAKEVLMEYAKLLNYLVQSASAGLTGWRKGGSDSAVSAEGTF, encoded by the coding sequence TTGATAGGAAAACTGATCCGGTGGCTGATCGTTCTCCCGCTCCTTGGCCTTCTGCTCTACGTCGGACACCCATTCCTCCTGAGAGCCATGGGCCGCTACCTGATCACGGAGGATCGTCTACAAAAGGCCGGCGCGATCGCGGTTCTGGCAGGGGATGGAGGCGTCGGTCGCACGCTCGAGGCTGTCAGGCTCTACCAGGATGGCCATGCCCCCAAGATCGTCCTGACCCATCAGCGCTTGCCGAAAGGGTACGAAGCGCTGGTACGGCTGAGTCTTACCGTCCCGGAAGAGCGAGGCATCCAATTGATGGTTCTCAAGGCGATGCGGATCCCTGCCACCGCCGTCCTTCAGGTCAGTGAGCGGGCTGACAGTACCGATACAGAGATGATCTACCTCGCACGTCTTCTCAAAGAGCACCAGATAGGAACAGTTATCCTTGTTACGGACAGATCGCATTCAACGCGGGCAAGGAAGATTCTGGCCCGCGTCTCCGGTGGGAAGATTGTGATCATCAGCCGGCCTACCCGCTACGACACCTTTGATCCGGAAGGATGGTGGCGATCTCACGCTGACGCTAAAGAGGTCTTGATGGAATACGCGAAGCTGCTCAACTACCTCGTGCAGTCGGCGAGTGCCGGCCTCACCGGCTGGCGGAAAGGTGGGAGTGATTCGGCCGTTTCGGCCGAGGGTACATTCTGA
- a CDS encoding glycine/sarcosine/betaine reductase selenoprotein B family protein: MAPVPYIEQIRRLYPNDPPYQWTVNLASPWAPMLKPVRDCRIVLISSGGMYHLTQEPFNPVKNDLTFREIPKTADLADLRISHYSKNARDVKDLNTIFPLDRFRQLEAQGHIGELAPYAFTCMGRIFTRTRLQKEMAPHLIERLQEMSVDAAFLVPV, from the coding sequence ATGGCACCGGTCCCGTATATCGAACAGATTCGGCGGCTCTATCCGAACGATCCGCCTTACCAATGGACGGTCAATCTCGCGAGCCCGTGGGCGCCGATGCTCAAGCCGGTTCGGGACTGTCGGATTGTTCTGATCAGTTCCGGGGGGATGTACCACCTCACACAGGAGCCGTTCAATCCCGTCAAGAACGACCTGACCTTCAGAGAGATCCCGAAAACGGCCGATCTTGCCGACCTCCGAATCTCCCACTACTCCAAGAACGCCCGGGACGTCAAAGACCTCAACACGATCTTCCCCCTCGATCGGTTCAGGCAGTTGGAGGCCCAGGGGCACATCGGCGAGCTCGCGCCGTACGCTTTCACCTGTATGGGACGAATCTTCACACGGACCAGGCTCCAGAAAGAGATGGCGCCGCATCTGATCGAGCGCCTACAGGAGATGAGCGTCGATGCGGCCTTCCTGGTCCCGGTCTGA
- the ccsA gene encoding cytochrome c biogenesis protein CcsA: MELTFTYLALLFYLSASLAYMGSLAARPGKLLKVAGILARAGFVLHTGALAVHLYQQGRPPANLADWLAFYAWATVAVYLVTEAHYESKVIGSFAIPLVLLLLGASAALPKTIETLSPPLKHFGVWMHVILTLLGNAAFALACCGAVMFLVQEWLLKSKHPGVLFERLPSLKLLDDLSYFSLVLGFPLLTLGLLSGVLVSYSVWGSFLSWDGRQIWSSITWVFYAALLHGRLAGGWRGRKAAILSIIGFCGVAFASLAANLIIRGTHAF, from the coding sequence ATGGAACTCACCTTCACGTACCTTGCATTGCTGTTCTACCTGAGCGCGAGTCTGGCGTATATGGGCTCCCTTGCAGCGCGGCCCGGCAAGCTCCTCAAGGTCGCGGGCATCCTAGCCCGGGCCGGGTTTGTTTTGCATACGGGGGCACTGGCGGTTCATCTCTACCAACAGGGCCGCCCGCCGGCCAATCTTGCCGATTGGCTCGCCTTCTATGCGTGGGCGACGGTTGCTGTGTATCTCGTCACCGAGGCGCACTACGAAAGTAAGGTGATCGGCTCGTTTGCGATCCCGCTGGTACTCCTCCTGCTCGGGGCATCGGCCGCCCTGCCCAAGACGATTGAAACCCTCTCCCCGCCGCTGAAGCACTTCGGGGTCTGGATGCACGTGATCCTGACCCTCCTCGGAAACGCCGCCTTTGCCCTCGCCTGCTGCGGGGCAGTGATGTTCCTGGTCCAGGAATGGCTGCTCAAATCCAAGCATCCAGGAGTACTCTTCGAGCGCCTTCCCTCATTGAAGCTCCTCGACGACCTGAGCTACTTCAGTCTCGTGCTGGGCTTTCCGCTGCTGACCCTTGGCTTGTTGAGCGGTGTGCTGGTAAGCTATTCCGTGTGGGGTTCTTTCCTGTCCTGGGACGGCAGACAGATATGGTCGTCCATCACATGGGTCTTCTATGCGGCCCTGTTGCATGGACGACTGGCAGGGGGCTGGCGGGGCCGGAAGGCCGCCATTCTGTCGATCATCGGATTCTGCGGGGTTGCCTTTGCTTCCCTCGCAGCGAATCTTATCATCAGAGGGACGCACGCGTTCTAA
- the nrdR gene encoding transcriptional regulator NrdR yields the protein MKCPYCGSLEEKVVDSREGKDGAVVRRRRQCQQCLKRFTTYERIGEIHFMVIKADGRREPFDRHKVLGGLLKATQKRPVSVVQLEKIVDEIEGRLAEKAEREMPSTEIGELIMERLYEIDEVAYVRFASVYRQFKDVRQFVEEVKGLRGGGRRRRAP from the coding sequence GTGAAGTGTCCCTACTGTGGCAGTCTTGAAGAAAAGGTCGTCGATTCTCGTGAGGGCAAGGATGGCGCGGTGGTTCGTCGCCGACGCCAATGCCAGCAGTGCCTCAAGCGCTTCACTACCTATGAGAGGATCGGTGAGATCCACTTCATGGTCATTAAGGCGGATGGACGCCGGGAACCATTCGACCGGCACAAGGTTCTGGGGGGATTGCTCAAAGCGACCCAGAAGCGGCCTGTCAGCGTCGTCCAGCTCGAGAAGATTGTCGATGAGATTGAGGGCCGCCTTGCGGAGAAGGCGGAGCGCGAAATGCCTTCTACTGAGATTGGTGAGCTGATCATGGAAAGGCTTTACGAAATCGATGAGGTGGCGTACGTCCGCTTTGCATCGGTCTATCGCCAGTTCAAAGACGTCCGTCAGTTCGTTGAGGAGGTCAAGGGCCTCCGGGGAGGGGGGAGGCGTCGGAGAGCCCCGTAG
- the glyA gene encoding serine hydroxymethyltransferase, whose product MKRLIDVDPEIAEVIRLETERQATKLELIASENFVSAAVMEAAGSTLTNKYAEGYPGRRYYGGCEFVDMAENLAIERAKRLFGADHINVQPHSGTQANMAVYFAVLEPGDTILGLNLSHGGHLSHGSSVNFSGRFFKVIPYGVDRATEQIDFDSLRSLAKTHRPKLIVVGASAYPRILDFARFGEIAKEIGALVMVDIAHIAGLIVAGLHPSPIPYADFVTTTTHKTLRGPRGGMIMCKAEYAPVLNKQVFPGMQGGPLMHIIAAKAVAFAEALSPEFATYQRQIVANAKALAEALQGHGFRLVSGGTDTHLLLIDLRGKGLTGKAAEIALDQAGITANKNAIPFDEEKPTVTSGIRIGTPAVTTRGMREGEMREIANLIADVLKDASNTAALSGVAARVKELCDSFPLYREQLALSSPHLA is encoded by the coding sequence GTGAAGCGTCTTATCGATGTTGACCCGGAAATTGCTGAAGTGATTCGGCTCGAAACCGAGCGTCAGGCCACCAAGCTGGAGTTGATCGCCTCGGAGAATTTTGTCAGTGCTGCGGTGATGGAGGCGGCCGGCTCTACGCTCACCAACAAGTATGCCGAGGGGTACCCGGGACGCCGCTACTACGGTGGGTGCGAATTTGTTGACATGGCGGAGAACTTGGCGATCGAGCGAGCCAAGCGGCTCTTTGGCGCCGACCATATCAACGTCCAGCCGCACTCCGGCACGCAGGCCAACATGGCCGTCTACTTTGCTGTCCTGGAGCCCGGGGATACCATCCTTGGGCTGAACCTGTCCCACGGGGGCCACCTGTCCCACGGCAGCTCGGTCAACTTTTCCGGCCGCTTCTTCAAGGTGATCCCGTACGGTGTAGATAGGGCGACGGAGCAGATAGACTTTGACTCGCTACGATCTCTCGCGAAGACACACCGGCCCAAGCTGATCGTAGTCGGCGCCAGCGCCTATCCCAGAATCCTCGACTTCGCGAGGTTTGGCGAGATTGCGAAAGAGATCGGCGCGCTCGTCATGGTCGATATCGCCCACATCGCCGGGCTGATCGTGGCCGGGCTTCACCCAAGTCCCATTCCCTACGCCGACTTCGTCACCACCACCACCCATAAGACCCTTCGCGGCCCGCGAGGTGGGATGATCATGTGTAAGGCGGAGTATGCCCCGGTTCTGAACAAGCAGGTCTTTCCCGGGATGCAGGGCGGTCCGCTGATGCACATTATTGCGGCCAAGGCGGTGGCGTTTGCTGAGGCGCTCTCGCCGGAGTTTGCCACTTATCAGCGCCAGATCGTGGCGAATGCGAAGGCGTTGGCGGAGGCGCTGCAAGGGCACGGCTTCCGTCTGGTCTCCGGCGGGACCGATACCCATCTCCTCCTGATCGATCTGCGAGGGAAAGGGCTGACGGGGAAGGCGGCTGAGATCGCGCTGGATCAGGCTGGGATCACGGCCAACAAGAACGCTATCCCCTTCGATGAGGAAAAGCCGACCGTGACCTCCGGCATTCGGATCGGGACGCCGGCCGTGACGACTCGGGGGATGCGGGAAGGCGAGATGAGGGAGATCGCGAACCTCATTGCCGACGTTCTGAAAGATGCCTCGAACACTGCGGCTCTGTCTGGGGTCGCGGCCCGTGTGAAAGAGTTGTGCGACTCCTTCCCGTTGTACCGAGAGCAGCTTGCCCTCTCCTCTCCCCACCTGGCGTAG
- the clpB gene encoding ATP-dependent chaperone ClpB encodes MRFDKFTFKAQEAIQQAQKLAEEREHQTIDVEHLLLALVDQAEGVVQPILRKVGTTPGQVASRLIEELRRLPRVSGLPQGQVHITPRMEKVLNAALSEAERLKDEYVSTEHLLLAISDEDGGAVGKVLREAGITKDRIYAALQEFRGSQRVTDQAPEEKYQALERYARDLTDLARKGKLDPVIGRDDEIRRVIQVLARRTKNNPVLIGEPGVGKTAIVEGLAQRIVNGDVPESLKNKRVMALDIGALVAGSKYRGEFEDRLKSVLREVTEQQGQIVLFIDELHTLVGAGAAEGAIDASNMLKPALARGELRCVGATTLDEYRKRVEKDAALERRFQPVLVGEPSVEDTISILRGLKERYEVHHGVRIKDSALVSAAVLSNRYIADRFLPDKAIDLIDEAASRLRMEIDSMPTELDELSRRARQLEIEREALKKETDPESQERLARLADELAEIRTKEEGLKARWEQEKGFIQRIRSLKERTEAAKLQEQMAERQGELGKVAELRYGLVASMQKEMESEKRGLEQVQQDGAMLKEEVDEEDIAEVVSKWTGIPVTRMLEGETQKLLTMEDKLRERVVGQYEAITAVSDAIRRARSGLQDPNRPIGSFIFLGPTGVGKTELARALAEFLFDDERAMVRLDMSEYMEKHTVSRLVGAPPGYVGFEEGGQLTEAVRRRPYSVLLLDEIEKAHSDVFNILLQILDDGRLTDGHGRTVDFKNVIIIMTSNLGSQAIQELGGRDDEEMRRRVMEAVKDHFRPEFLNRVDEMLIFHTLSLAQIKAIVEIQLKHVAKRLAERKLGLEVTEQAKEFLAREGYDPVFGARPLRRAIQRVLQDPLARRLLEHEFAEGDTVRVDAARGELILSKD; translated from the coding sequence ATGCGGTTTGATAAATTCACCTTTAAGGCGCAGGAGGCGATTCAGCAGGCCCAGAAGCTTGCCGAGGAGCGGGAGCATCAGACGATTGACGTCGAGCACCTGTTGCTGGCGCTAGTCGACCAAGCGGAAGGGGTGGTTCAGCCGATCCTGAGAAAGGTGGGGACAACCCCCGGCCAGGTCGCCTCACGACTCATAGAGGAGCTTAGGCGACTCCCCAGGGTCTCCGGTTTGCCACAAGGCCAGGTCCACATCACGCCGCGCATGGAAAAGGTGTTGAACGCGGCGCTGTCCGAGGCGGAACGCCTGAAGGATGAATATGTCAGCACCGAGCATCTGCTCCTGGCGATCTCCGACGAGGATGGCGGCGCCGTCGGGAAGGTCCTGCGCGAGGCCGGAATCACGAAAGACAGGATCTACGCGGCCTTGCAGGAGTTCCGCGGCAGCCAGCGCGTTACCGACCAGGCTCCAGAGGAGAAGTACCAGGCGCTGGAACGGTACGCTCGCGATCTGACCGATCTAGCTAGAAAAGGGAAGTTAGACCCGGTCATCGGTCGGGACGATGAAATCCGCCGGGTGATCCAGGTCCTGGCGCGTCGGACCAAGAACAACCCGGTCCTGATCGGCGAGCCTGGCGTGGGGAAGACTGCCATCGTGGAAGGGCTGGCGCAGCGGATCGTCAACGGGGATGTGCCGGAGTCACTGAAAAACAAGCGCGTCATGGCGCTGGACATCGGCGCACTTGTGGCCGGGAGCAAGTACCGTGGGGAGTTCGAGGACCGGCTGAAGTCGGTCCTGCGCGAGGTCACTGAACAGCAGGGGCAGATCGTCCTCTTCATCGACGAGTTGCATACCCTTGTTGGGGCTGGCGCGGCCGAGGGGGCTATTGATGCTTCGAACATGCTCAAGCCTGCGCTGGCCCGAGGTGAGCTTCGGTGCGTGGGGGCCACGACACTGGACGAATACCGCAAGCGGGTAGAGAAGGACGCCGCGCTTGAGCGACGCTTCCAACCGGTCCTGGTCGGTGAGCCGTCAGTAGAGGATACCATCTCGATCCTCCGTGGTCTGAAGGAGCGGTACGAGGTCCACCACGGCGTCCGGATCAAGGACTCGGCGCTGGTGTCTGCTGCGGTTCTCAGCAACCGGTACATCGCCGACCGGTTCCTGCCGGACAAGGCGATCGACCTGATCGATGAGGCGGCATCACGCCTCCGGATGGAGATCGACAGTATGCCGACAGAGCTGGATGAGCTCAGTCGGCGAGCCCGACAGCTCGAGATTGAACGCGAGGCCCTGAAGAAAGAGACCGATCCGGAGTCGCAGGAGCGCCTTGCGCGTTTGGCAGACGAGCTTGCGGAGATCCGGACCAAAGAGGAAGGGCTCAAGGCCCGCTGGGAACAGGAGAAGGGATTCATCCAGCGGATCAGGAGCCTCAAGGAGCGGACTGAGGCGGCGAAACTCCAGGAGCAGATGGCCGAGCGGCAGGGAGAGCTGGGGAAGGTCGCCGAGCTCCGCTATGGCCTGGTCGCCTCCATGCAGAAGGAGATGGAATCCGAAAAGCGCGGCCTCGAGCAGGTCCAGCAGGATGGCGCCATGCTCAAGGAGGAGGTCGATGAGGAAGACATCGCTGAAGTCGTCTCCAAGTGGACCGGGATTCCGGTCACCAGGATGTTGGAGGGGGAGACGCAGAAGCTTCTGACTATGGAGGACAAGCTCAGGGAGCGGGTAGTGGGGCAGTACGAGGCGATCACCGCGGTGAGTGATGCAATCCGCCGCGCCCGCTCGGGGCTCCAGGATCCGAATCGGCCGATAGGCTCGTTCATCTTTCTGGGGCCGACTGGGGTGGGGAAGACGGAGCTCGCCCGGGCGCTGGCTGAGTTCCTGTTCGACGATGAGCGCGCGATGGTCCGCCTGGACATGAGCGAGTACATGGAGAAACACACGGTCTCCCGCCTGGTCGGCGCGCCGCCGGGGTATGTGGGGTTCGAGGAGGGGGGCCAGCTCACCGAGGCGGTCCGGCGTCGCCCGTACTCTGTCCTGCTCCTGGACGAGATCGAAAAGGCCCACAGCGACGTCTTCAACATCCTGCTGCAGATCCTGGACGACGGCCGCCTGACCGATGGCCATGGGCGGACCGTGGACTTCAAGAACGTGATCATTATTATGACCAGCAACCTGGGCAGCCAGGCTATCCAGGAGCTGGGCGGCCGTGATGACGAGGAGATGCGACGACGGGTTATGGAGGCCGTGAAGGACCACTTCCGGCCGGAGTTTCTCAACCGCGTCGATGAGATGCTGATCTTCCACACCCTCTCGCTGGCCCAGATCAAAGCGATTGTGGAGATCCAGCTCAAGCATGTGGCGAAGCGACTTGCCGAGCGGAAACTCGGTCTTGAGGTTACGGAGCAGGCCAAAGAGTTCCTGGCCAGGGAAGGGTACGATCCAGTCTTTGGGGCGCGTCCGCTCAGGCGAGCCATCCAGCGAGTGCTGCAGGACCCGCTGGCCCGTCGGCTGCTGGAGCATGAGTTTGCCGAAGGCGACACCGTGAGAGTCGATGCAGCTCGAGGAGAACTGATCCTGAGTAAGGACTAA